The DNA segment ATGGAACAAGTCCGTCCGTAATTATGACCGGAAACTAGATGAAAAGATCAAGAACCATCTCCGGGAGATCGACCGGATTGTGGCGGAAGAAAATCAGATTTATCTGGAAGAAGACCTGGAGGAAAAGGGGGAGCATACCCAGATCACCGCAGAACAGGTGGCAGCTGTTGTGGAGAGCATCGACAAAAAGTTGGAACAAGAGCCAGGAAATAAACAGCTGAAGAAAAAATCCAAAGAATTTAAAAAGGATATCCTTCCCAGGAAACAGAAATACGAAAAATCCCTGGAAACCTTTCGTGGAAGGAACAGCTATTCAAAAACAGACCAGGGTGCCACTTTTATGAGGATGAAAGAAGATGCCATGTTAAACGGCCAGCTAAAACCTGGCTATAACATCCAGATCGGGACAGAGAACCGATATATCGTGGGCTTTACCATACATCCCAACCCAACCGATACGAAAACAATGATCCCGCACCTAAGGCACCTGGAAGAAAAACTGGGGTGTTTACCGGAAAACGTGATCGCGGATGCAGGATATGGGAGCGAAGAGAATTATGAATATTTAGAAGAAAAGAAGGTAGGCTGTTATGTAAAATACAACAAATTTCACTGGGAGAAGAAAAAGAAAAACCGGGAGACCCCTTATCTGGCGGAGAATCTGCCCTATCTGCCGGAATCAGACAGCTTTGTCTGCAGAAATGGGAAACGGCTGGTGCATGTGGGAAACCGAAAATATGTAACAGAAGCCGGCTATGAAACTAGGCGGGATTATTACCGGTGTGAAGACTGCAGCGGCTGCCACTATGCATCAGAATGTAAGCATACGGAAAAGAACCGCACGGTCCGGGTATCCCACCGGTTGAATGAACTGAAAAGAAAAGCAAACGAGAACCTTTGTTCCGAAAAAGGACTGGTACTGCGTTCACAAAGGGTTGTGGAAGTGGAACAGGTCTTTGGGAGGATCAAAGGCTGTTGGTCGTTCCGTCGTTTTCACTTGCGCGGAGCGGATAAGGTAAAAATAGAGTGGGGACTGTTAGCAATCGCCCATAACATCACAAAGATGGCGCTGGAGAGATGAACATCCAGTGCTGTTTTTCATGTAAA comes from the Eubacteriaceae bacterium Marseille-Q4139 genome and includes:
- a CDS encoding IS1182 family transposase, translated to MLTFKDYTTDQLQLPLSFEDFIPENHLVRVVNTIVDSLDLSSLYGRYKEGGCPAYHPRMMLKVMIYSYSQKVYSSRMIAKALRENVNFMWIAGGNQPDFRTVNRFRLHMKDIIEDVFFEVVKLLIEKNYIKLQNYFLDGTKIEANANKYSFVWNKSVRNYDRKLDEKIKNHLREIDRIVAEENQIYLEEDLEEKGEHTQITAEQVAAVVESIDKKLEQEPGNKQLKKKSKEFKKDILPRKQKYEKSLETFRGRNSYSKTDQGATFMRMKEDAMLNGQLKPGYNIQIGTENRYIVGFTIHPNPTDTKTMIPHLRHLEEKLGCLPENVIADAGYGSEENYEYLEEKKVGCYVKYNKFHWEKKKKNRETPYLAENLPYLPESDSFVCRNGKRLVHVGNRKYVTEAGYETRRDYYRCEDCSGCHYASECKHTEKNRTVRVSHRLNELKRKANENLCSEKGLVLRSQRVVEVEQVFGRIKGCWSFRRFHLRGADKVKIEWGLLAIAHNITKMALER